Proteins encoded within one genomic window of Numenius arquata chromosome 12, bNumArq3.hap1.1, whole genome shotgun sequence:
- the LOC141470851 gene encoding protein-glutamine gamma-glutamyltransferase 6-like, whose product CPVSFLALKIADVNWQSKLNKAAHHTSDYSSTEAILRRGQPFSITLNLKTAAQSGDNFTFIASTGPSPSESQQTKAIFSLSEESASGWSATQEPSEPGCINFTISSPADAVVGRYKLKLQMVSGNNKVSSTLLGQFVLLFNPWCPNDDVYMANEKERREYVLNDSGIIFQGLEKHIQKEAWNYGQFEEGILDISLAILDRSLNHRQDPAVDVSNRNNPIYVSRVISAMVNSNDEKGVVEGKWKGKYRSGTNPLQWSGSVTILRKWYRGRYKPVRYGQCWVFAGVMCTVLRSLGIPTRVITNFNSAHDTNINLSIDKYVDISGKTLDLSEDSVWNFHVWNESWFTRRDLGSFYDGWQVLDATPQEKSKGVYQCGPASTRAIKEGHVNLDYDSSFVFAAVNADYVTWIHYSKKRKERIYSDTKKIGKFISTKAVGTNSRVDVTANYKYPEGSLKERRVYKKALKLLGVRSTGKRGKITRPRRRPSAACRQPARKPTISGKLILNASPVIGQDILLTLALRNLISDFKTIKVKLRASAILYTRKPKAEIFQLSRSIKLGSEEVKDIAFKISYSQYKNSLADDRKILVTAVCKTKQGASLLVEKDIILQDPFLTIEVLGPAVVHEPVNVQVTFTNPLSDVVTDCVLRAEGSGLLKEQLRITVARMGPMESSTVEFEIIPYKSGTRQLQVDLVCKHFSDIKGFVMLDVAPAQ is encoded by the exons TGCCCTGTGTCCTTTCTAGCCCTGAAAATAGCAGATGTCAACTGGCAATCCAAACTAAATAAAGCTGCACACCACACCTCTGATTACAGCAGCACAGAAGCAATCTTGAGGAGAGGACAGCCCTTCAGCATCACTCTGAACCTCAAAACAGCAGCGCAATCTGGGGATAACTTCACCTTTATTGCAAGCACAG GACCATCTCCTTCGGAATCACAGCAGACCAAGGCCATATTTAGCCTTTCCGAGGAGAGTGCCAGTGGCTGGAGTGCGACCCAAGAGCCCAGCGAGCCTGGATGCATCAACTTCACAATATCCAGCCCAGCTGATGCTGTTGTTGGGCGATACAAACTCAAACTCCAGATGGTTTCTGGAAACAACAAGGTCTCTTCAACACTCCTGGGCCAGTTTGTGCTACTCTTCAATCCCTGGTGTCCAA ATGACGATGTCTATATGGCTAATGAAAAGGAGCGGCGGGAGTATGTCCTGAATGACAGCGGAATCATATTTCAGGGACTGGAAAAACATATTCAAAAAGAAGCTTGGAACTATGGACAG TTTGAAGAGGGTATCCTTGATATCTCTCTGGCTATACTGGATCGAAGCCTGAACCACCGCCAAGATCCAGCTGTTGATGTATCCAACAGAAACAATCCCATCTATGTGAGCAGGGTCATCAGTGCTATG GTTAACAGCAATGATGAAAAAGGAGTGGTGGAAGGGAAGTGGAAAGGAAAGTACCGCTCCGGAACCAACCCCCTGCAGTGGAGTGGGAGCGTGACCATCCTTCGGAAGTGGTACAGGGGGAGATACAAACCTGTCCGGTATGGCCAGTGCTGGGTCTTTGCAGGAGTAATGTGCACAG TTCTCAGATCCCTGGGAATACCTACTCGTGTTATTACAAACTTCAACTCTGCCCATGACACGAATATAAATCTGAGTATTGATAAGTACGTTGATATTTCCGGAAAGACCCTGGACTTGAGTGAAGACAGTGTGtg GAATTTCCATGTCTGGAATGAAAGCTGGTTCACTAGAAGAGATCTTGGCTCTTTTTATGATGGATGGCAGGTTCTGGATGCAACAccccaggaaaaaagcaaag GCGTTTATCAATGTGGTCCCGCCTCCACCAGAGCCATTAAGGAAGGGCATGTGAACCTGGATTATGACAGCTCATTTGTGTTTGCAGCAGTGAATGCTGACTACGTTACTTGGATTCACtatagcaagaaaagaaaagagaggatttATTCTGATACGAAGAAGATTGGAAAATTTATCAGCACCAAAGCAGTGGGCACCAACTCCCGTGTGGATGTCACTGCTAATTACAAATATCCAGAAG GATCCTTGAAAGAAAGGCGGGTCTATAAAAAAGCACTGAAGCTGCTTGGTGTGAGAAGCACCGGAAAAAGAGGCAAAATTACGAGGCCTAGAAGACGACCTTCAGCAGCATGCAGACAGCCTGCTCGAAAACCCACTATCTCAGGGAAGCTGATCCTTAATGCATCTCCTGTAATTGGCCAGGATATCCTCCTTACTTTGGCACTCAGGAATTTGATCTCAGATTTCAAGACCATAAAGGTTAAACTGAGGGCTTCAGCCATTCTCTACACCAGAAAACCAAAAGCGGAGATTTTTCAGTTGTCTAGATCTATTAAACTTGGATCTGAAGaag TGAAAGATATTGCATTCAAGATCTCCTATTCCCAGTATAAGAACTCCCTGGCGGATGACAGGAAGATCCTAGTGACTGCTGTGTGTAAAACCAAACAGGGAGCCTCGCTTCTAGTGGAGAAGGATATTATACTTCAGGATCCTTTTCTCACCATTGAG GTCCTTGGTCCAGCAGTGGTACATGAGCCTGTTAATGTGCAGGTCACATTTACCAACCCACTGTCTGACGTGGTGACAGACTGCGTGCTGAGGGCAGAAGGTAGTGGGCTGCTCAAAGAGCAACTCAGGATCAC TGTGGCAAGAATGGGCCCCATGGAGAGCTCAACAGTGGAATTTGAAATCATTCCCTACAAGAGTGGCACCAGGCAGCTTCAGGTGGACTTGGTTTGCAAGCATTTTTCAGACATTAAGGGATTTGTGATGCTTGATGTGGCTCCTGCTCAGTGA